The nucleotide sequence GCAGCCTGAAGAAGGGCCCTTTCGTCGATCAGCACCTTTTCCTGAAGGTCGCCAAGGAGAACGACAAGGGCACCAAGAACGTCATCAAGACGTGGTCCCGCCGCTCGATGATCGTCCCCGACATGCTCGGGCACACGATCGCCGTGCACGACGGACGCAAGCACATCCCCGTGTTCATCACCGAGTCGATGGTCGGGCACAAGCTCGGCGAGTTCGCCCCCACGCGGACCTTCCGCGGCCATGTGAAGGACGACAAGAAGGGCAAGCGCCGCTGATCCTCCGGGATCCCGCAGCGTGAGCACTTCGAGAAGACGAGAGAAGGAAAGCAATGGAAGCCAAGGCATCTGCGCGCTACATCCGCGTGACGCCTATGAAGGCCCGGCGCGTCGTCAACCTGATTCGTGGCCAACAGGCGAATGAGGCTCTGGCGATTCTGAAGTTCGCCCCCCAGGGTGCTTCGGAACCGGTGTTCAAGGTCCTCCAGTCGGCGGTCGCCAACGCGCGCCAGCTGGCGGACCGCGACGGCCTGCCGTTCAAGGAGGAGGAGCTCGTCGTGAGCGAGGCCTTCGTCGACGAGGGTCCGACCATGAAGCGGTTCCAGCCGCGGGCCCAGGGCCGCGCCTACCGCATCAACAAGCGCACGAGCCACATCACCGTGATCGTGGCGAGCCCTGACAGCGAGGAGGTCCGCTAAGTGGGACAGAAGATCAACCCGCACGGGTTCCGGCTGGGCATCACCACCGACCACGTGTCGCACTGGTACGCGGACTCCACCAAGGAGGGCCAGCGCTACAAGGACTACGTCCGCGAGGACATCAAGATCCGCAAGCTCATGTCCACGGGCATGGAGCGGGCCGGCATCTCCAAGGTCGAGATCGAGCGGACCCGGGACCGCGTGCGCGTGGACATCCACACCGCCCGCCCCGGCATCGTCATCGGCCGCCGCGGCGCCGAGGCCGACCGCATCCGCGGCGAGCTCGAGAAGCTCACCGGCAAGCAGATCCAGCTGAACATCCTCGAGGTCAAGAACCCCGAGGTGGACGCCCAGCTGGTCGCCCAGGGTGTCGCCGAGCAGCTCGCCTCCCGCGTGGCCTTCCGCCGCGCCATGAAGAAGGCCATCCAGTCGGCGCAGCGCGCCGGCGCGAAGGGCATCCGCATCCAGTGCGCCGGCCGCCTCGGCGGCGCCGAGATGAGCCGCTCGGAGTTCTACCGCGAAGGCCGTGTGCCCCTGCACACCCTGCGCGCGAACATCGACTACGGCTTCTTCGAGGCCAAGACCACCTTCGGCCGCATCGGCGTGAAGGTCTGGATCTACAAGGGCGACCTCACCGCCAAGGAACTGGCGGCCCAGCAGGCCGCCGCTCCCTCGCGCGGCCGCGGCGGCGACCGTGACCGTCGCGGCGGTCCGGGCGAGCGTCGCGGAGGCGGCGGCGGCGACCGTCGTCGTCCCGACCGTAACGACCGTGGCGGACGCCGTGAGCGCAACGACTCCGCCGCCTCCCCGGCTCCGGCCGCGGGAGCGACCAACGCAGAGGGTGGTAAGTAAATGCTCATCCCACGTCGTGTGAAGTTCCGCAAGCAGCACCACCCGAAGCGGTCGGGCGCTGCCAAGGGCGGCACCACTGTCGCCTTCGGCGAGTGGGGCATCCAGGCGCTGACGCCGGCCTACGTGACGAACCGTCAGATCGAGGCCGCCCGTATCGCCATGACCCGCCACATCAAGCGTGGCGGCAAGGTCTGGATCAACATCTACCCGGACCGCCCCCTGACCAAGAAGCCCGCCGAGACCCGCATGGGCTCCGGCAAGGGCTCCCCCGAATGGTGGGTCGCCAACGTCAAGCCCGGGCGCGTGATGTTCGAGCTCTCCGGTGTCTCCGAAGAGGTCGCCCGCGAGGCCCTGCGCCTGGCGATCCACAAGCTCCCGATGAAGGCACGCATCGTGCGTCGCGAAGGTGGTGAATGAGAATGGCTGTTGGATCCAAGGATCTGAGCATCGAGAACCTCGCGGCCCTCGACAAGGACTCTCTGGGTGAGGCGCTGCGCAAGGCCAAGGAGGAGCTGTTCAACCTCCGCTTCCAGTCCGCAACCGGTCAGCTCGAGAACAACGGCCGCCTCAAGGCCGTCAAGCGCGACATCGCGCGCATCTACACGGTGCTGCGCGAGCGCGAGCTCGGCATCCGGCCC is from Kocuria rosea and encodes:
- the rpsC gene encoding 30S ribosomal protein S3, with the protein product MGQKINPHGFRLGITTDHVSHWYADSTKEGQRYKDYVREDIKIRKLMSTGMERAGISKVEIERTRDRVRVDIHTARPGIVIGRRGAEADRIRGELEKLTGKQIQLNILEVKNPEVDAQLVAQGVAEQLASRVAFRRAMKKAIQSAQRAGAKGIRIQCAGRLGGAEMSRSEFYREGRVPLHTLRANIDYGFFEAKTTFGRIGVKVWIYKGDLTAKELAAQQAAAPSRGRGGDRDRRGGPGERRGGGGGDRRRPDRNDRGGRRERNDSAASPAPAAGATNAEGGK
- the rplV gene encoding 50S ribosomal protein L22, with the protein product MEAKASARYIRVTPMKARRVVNLIRGQQANEALAILKFAPQGASEPVFKVLQSAVANARQLADRDGLPFKEEELVVSEAFVDEGPTMKRFQPRAQGRAYRINKRTSHITVIVASPDSEEVR
- the rpmC gene encoding 50S ribosomal protein L29 produces the protein MAVGSKDLSIENLAALDKDSLGEALRKAKEELFNLRFQSATGQLENNGRLKAVKRDIARIYTVLRERELGIRPQAGSAETTAETTSEEDAK
- the rpsS gene encoding 30S ribosomal protein S19, whose translation is MPRSLKKGPFVDQHLFLKVAKENDKGTKNVIKTWSRRSMIVPDMLGHTIAVHDGRKHIPVFITESMVGHKLGEFAPTRTFRGHVKDDKKGKRR
- the rplP gene encoding 50S ribosomal protein L16 — protein: MLIPRRVKFRKQHHPKRSGAAKGGTTVAFGEWGIQALTPAYVTNRQIEAARIAMTRHIKRGGKVWINIYPDRPLTKKPAETRMGSGKGSPEWWVANVKPGRVMFELSGVSEEVAREALRLAIHKLPMKARIVRREGGE